The following are encoded together in the Humulus lupulus chromosome 5, drHumLupu1.1, whole genome shotgun sequence genome:
- the LOC133833890 gene encoding uncharacterized protein LOC133833890 isoform X1, which yields MRSFTGFVISYCDGSRDWAVLFDRVFFAYHFFLCSEIDNQGSSLFHVPLTIAIKLKPKRRENSLHFTHTNVISMALPPTSKRKRQLKLKENSFRGGKIRGRLENVYRW from the exons ATGAGGTCTTTCACGGGGTTTGTGATATCTTATTGTGATGGATCTAGGGATTGGGCTGTTTTATTTGATAGAGTTTTCTTTGCTTATCATTTTTTCTTGTGTAGCGAAATAGATAATCAGGGAAGTTCTCTCTTCCATGTTCCATTGACTATTGCCATCAAATTAAAAC CAAAGAGAAGGGAAAATAGTCTACATTTTACTCATACAAATGTCATATCAATGGCTTTGCCACCAACCTCGAAGAGAAAGAGGCAGCTGAAATTGAAA gaaaatagctttagaggcggtaagattcgtggacgcttagagaatgtgtatcgatggtga
- the LOC133833890 gene encoding uncharacterized protein LOC133833890 isoform X2: MMMSPPWLTLLVLTKMSPSLTMRKSEIDNQGSSLFHVPLTIAIKLKPKRRENSLHFTHTNVISMALPPTSKRKRQLKLKENSFRGGKIRGRLENVYRW, encoded by the exons ATGATGATGAGCCCACCTTGGCTAACTCTCCTGGTTTTGACGAAGATGAGTCCATCGTTGACGATGAGGAAGAG CGAAATAGATAATCAGGGAAGTTCTCTCTTCCATGTTCCATTGACTATTGCCATCAAATTAAAAC CAAAGAGAAGGGAAAATAGTCTACATTTTACTCATACAAATGTCATATCAATGGCTTTGCCACCAACCTCGAAGAGAAAGAGGCAGCTGAAATTGAAA gaaaatagctttagaggcggtaagattcgtggacgcttagagaatgtgtatcgatggtga